In a single window of the Elaeis guineensis isolate ETL-2024a chromosome 6, EG11, whole genome shotgun sequence genome:
- the LOC105047453 gene encoding uncharacterized protein, translating to MVAKAISSSLLLLIIFFFSSLAASQMTTEDGERQILLRIKEDWGNPSVLSSWNDSTPISHCKWTGIQCSSDGSVTNISLVNQNITQPIPAAIGKLKSLSFLDLSYNNFTSSFPTSLYNCSNLLHLDLSQNYFVGVIPPNIYRLSARLTHLILSANNFTGDIPPSISRLSAIEYLTLDNNFFDASIPAELGNLSNLQTLSLGYNPFSSATIPSTFRNLTRLSTLWIRHCNLKGEIPEFIGELTEMTELDLVENSLSGSIPAGVWNLRKLRNLYLFANNLTGAINIDGPIGALGLEQIDISINQLNGSFPEEFGKLQNLAILFMFDNRFSGTLPDKLPPGLTWLDIMNNKFSGNIPSTAKSLQSLIADNNLLSGNVPAVLTGISELVELYLGGNQISGQIPPGISELKYLCFLSLRRNRLVGKIPAAIGSLRQLISLDLSINQLSDSIPPEIGDLKLGMLDLSSNRLSGEIPISLQDAAYNQSFLSNPSLCTSSELLNVPICKHGLQWKLRMMLIVLASLVSLMATVFAAFARRGRHGRSNGRVLPTRKMMSFYPLDFTKSTILSGLTEDNLIGSGGGGKVYRIVLENHVAQIVAVKKIWNSRKLDSQLEKEFESEVQILGSIRHANIVKLLCCVWSVDTKLLVYEYMENGSLDRWLHKKWRAGEQIEGMNSDHLPLLDWSTRLRIAVDVARGLCYMHHGCSPPVVHRDVKSSNILLDSEFRAKVADFGLARVLIRLGEANTVSAVAGTFGYMAPECGYSKKIDEKMDVYSFGVILLELTIGKKANDGGDSGNLAEWARYCFQEADKVINAIDQDIKNPTYVEEIAFVFKLGVMCTSPLPSSRPTIKDVLQILLHRQQTVSNDTIV from the exons ATGGTAGCAAAagcaatctcttcttctctccttctgctaatcatcttcttcttctcttcgctAGCAGCATCCCAAATGACTACAGAGGATGGAGAAAGGCAAATTCTCCTCCGAATCAAGGAGGATTGGGGAAACCCTTCGGTTCTCAGCTCTTGGAACGATTCCACCCCCATCAGCCACTGCAAATGGACCGGAATCCAATGCTCCTCTGATGGCTCTGTGACCAATATCTCACTTGTCAACCAAAACATCACCCAACCCATCCCAGCAGCCATAGGCAAGCTGAAAAGTCTCTCTTTCCTCGACCTCAGTTACAACAACTTCACCAGCTCCTTTCCCACATCCCTCTACAACTGCTCTAACCTCCTGCACCTGGACCTCTCCCAGAACTACTTCGTAGGCGTGATCCCCCCCAATATCTACCGTCTCTCAGCCCGTCTCACTCACCTCATCCTCTCAGCCAATAACTTCACTGGAGACATTCCGCCCTCCATCAGCCGGCTCTCGGCTATCGAATATCTCACTCTCGATAACAACTTCTTCGATGCGTCCATCCCAGCCGAGCTCGGCAACCTCTCAAACCTCCAAACCCTCTCGCTTGGATATAATCCCTTCTCTTCAGCAACGATCCCTTCAACCTTCCGCAATTTGACTCGGCTGAGCACGCTGTGGATTCGCCATTGTAATTTGAAGGGCGAGATCCCTGAATTCATCGGAGAGTTGACGGAGATGACCGAATTGGATCTAGTGGAGAACTCCCTCAGTGGAAGCATACCCGCTGGAGTCTGGAATCTAAGGAAGTTGCGGAACCTTTATTTGTTTGCAAACAACCTAACTGGAGCGATCAACATCGACGGACCAATTGGCGCCTTGGGGCTGGAACAGATCGACATCTCGATCAATCAATTAAATGGATCCTTCCCGGAGGAATTCGGCAAGCTTCAGAACCTCGCTATCCTTTTCATGTTCGACAACCGGTTTTCCGGCACCCTACCGGACAAATTGCCACCGGGACTCACGTGGCTGGACATCATGAACAACAAATTCTCCGGCAACATTCCATCAACGGCAAAAAGTTTGCAGTCCCTTATAGCGGACAACAACTTGCTATCCGGCAATGTTCCAGCTGTCTTAACCGGAATCTCCGAACTCGTGGAGCTATATCTGGGAGGGAACCAGATCTCTGGCCAAATCCCGCCAGGGATATCAGAGCTGAAATATCTGTGTTTTCTTAGTCTCAGAAGAAACCGTCTTGTGGGCAAGATTCCTGCAGCAATTGGGTCCTTACGGCAACTCATCTCACTCGACCTATCGATTAACCAACTGTCCGACTCAATTCCGCCAGAGATCGGAGACCTCAAGCTCGGGATGCTCGACCTCTCGTCCAACCGGCTTTCAGGCGAGATCCCGATCTCATTGCAGGACGCAGCCTACAATCAAAGCTTCCTCTCAAACCCCAGCCTCTGCACTTCCAGTGAGCTCTTAAACGTCCCCATCTGCAAACATGGCTTGCAATGGAAGCTCCGTATGATGCTCATCGTTCTCGCTTCACTCGTCTCCTTGATGGCCACTGTCTTCGCTGCGTTCGCAAGAAGAGGGCGCCATGGGAGAAGCAATGGCAGAGTTCTACCCACGCGGAAGATGATGTCTTTCTATCCGTTGGATTTTACCAAGTCCACCATCCTGAGTGGGCTTACGGAGGACAACCTTATCGGGAGCGGCGGTGGTGGAAAAGTATATCGGATTGTGCTCGAAAACCACGTCGCACAGATCGTGGCCGTTAAAAAGATATGGAACAGCAGGAAGCTTGATTCCCAACTCGAGAAGGAGTTTGAATCCGAGGTCCAAATCCTAGGCTCAATCCGGCATGCTAATATTGTTAAACTACTTTGCTGCGTCTGGAGCGTCGATACAAAACTGCTGGTGTACGAGTACATGGAGAACGGGAGCCTTGATCGGTGGCTTCACAAGAAGTGGAGGGCGGGGGAGCAAATCGAAGGGATGAACTCTGATCACCTACCTTTGTTAGATTGGTCCACCAGGCTGCGGATTGCTGTTGATGTGGCACGAGGATTATGCTACATGCACCACGGTTGCTCCCCACCTGTCGTGCACCGAGATGTGAAGTCGAGTAACATATTATTAGACTCCGAATTTAGAGCCAAGGTCGCTGATTTCGGTCTGGCTAGGGTGCTCATCAGGCTTGGAGAGGCCAACACGGTGTCGGCCGTAGCGGGAACATTCGGTTACATGGCTCCCG AATGCGgatactcaaaaaaaatagatgagaagatgGATGTGTACAGCTTTGGAGTGATTCTTTTAGAACTAACTATCGGAAAGAaagcaaatgatggtggagactCTGGTAATCTAGCAGAGTGGGCTAGGTACTGCTTTCAAGAGGCTGACAAGGTGATCAATGCTATAGATCAGGACATCAAGAACCCAACATACGTAGAGGAGATTGCATTTGTCTTTAAATTAGGAGTCATGTGCACTAGCCCATTACCTTCATCAAGACCTACAATAAAGGATGTATTGCAAATATTATTACATCGTCAACAAACTGTTTCAAATGATACTATAGTGTGA